A genomic segment from Methanoplanus limicola DSM 2279 encodes:
- a CDS encoding DNA-binding protein codes for MGDDELAELRRRRMEEMRRQQMEPGAAEAEMERRKEAEAQIRTILTQILEPEARERLNTIKMTKPEFARAVEQQLVMLAQSGRIQSRISDAQLKQLLSQLVPQKKDFNITRR; via the coding sequence ATGGGTGACGACGAACTTGCAGAACTTAGAAGGAGAAGAATGGAAGAGATGAGGCGTCAGCAGATGGAACCAGGCGCTGCTGAAGCTGAGATGGAAAGGAGAAAAGAAGCTGAAGCTCAAATCCGGACCATTCTGACACAGATCCTCGAGCCTGAAGCTCGTGAACGTTTAAATACCATCAAAATGACAAAACCGGAATTTGCAAGAGCTGTTGAGCAGCAGCTGGTAATGCTTGCTCAAAGTGGAAGAATTCAGTCAAGAATTTCTGATGCACAGTTAAAACAGCTCTTAAGTCAGCTTGTTCCACAGAAAAAAGATTTCAACATCACAAGAAGATAA
- a CDS encoding YhbY family RNA-binding protein has protein sequence MSRRELNKELNELKATVWIGKNGIGESTVEEIKRQIKDSGTIKIKWLRSTDVNPEDIADKTGSTLVQTRGRTMVLQKRKK, from the coding sequence ATGAGCAGAAGAGAACTGAACAAAGAGTTAAATGAACTAAAAGCAACAGTCTGGATTGGAAAAAACGGAATTGGTGAAAGTACAGTAGAGGAAATAAAAAGACAGATCAAGGATTCCGGAACGATAAAGATCAAATGGCTGAGAAGCACGGATGTAAACCCTGAAGATATTGCTGACAAAACAGGATCTACACTTGTTCAGACAAGAGGTAGAACTATGGTTCTTCAGAAAAGGAAAAAATAA
- the pfdA gene encoding prefoldin subunit alpha — protein MSKLGDVDPREVQMLQQYLNEISKEAEAYSSQLQILESRRLESISAIETLNSFSESPDNTILLQIGGGASVRVKIEEPEKVLLNIGSDVFVEKNCQDSGAYLKDRVKELEVLEQKISATIGQLNKQAGDIAKKIEASYKQLQSENAES, from the coding sequence GTGAGTAAATTGGGAGATGTTGACCCTCGTGAAGTACAGATGCTGCAGCAGTACCTGAATGAAATCAGCAAAGAGGCTGAAGCATATTCTTCACAGCTACAGATTCTTGAATCACGCAGGCTTGAATCAATTTCCGCAATTGAGACCCTGAATTCATTTTCAGAGTCTCCTGACAATACAATTCTTCTCCAGATTGGTGGAGGGGCTTCAGTCAGAGTGAAAATTGAAGAACCCGAAAAGGTACTCTTAAACATTGGATCGGATGTTTTTGTAGAGAAAAATTGTCAGGACTCCGGCGCATATCTCAAAGATCGTGTTAAGGAACTTGAAGTTCTGGAACAGAAGATCTCTGCAACAATCGGGCAGCTCAACAAGCAGGCCGGCGATATTGCCAAAAAGATAGAAGCATCATATAAACAGCTTCAGTCTGAAAACGCAGAATCCTGA
- a CDS encoding ribonuclease P protein component 4 — protein sequence MAAKKSSKTAFKKIAMERIDILFKNAGREFSNNPELSNRYVDIARRIAMRQRVRIPTEYKRKFCRNCHSYAVPGENMSVRIHRGKVIYRCSQCGYIRRIPINNGDRK from the coding sequence ATGGCTGCAAAAAAATCCAGTAAAACGGCATTTAAAAAAATTGCAATGGAAAGAATTGATATTCTATTCAAAAATGCCGGAAGAGAATTTAGCAACAATCCTGAACTGAGCAACAGGTATGTAGATATTGCCAGAAGAATTGCAATGCGTCAGAGGGTCAGGATACCTACAGAATATAAGCGAAAGTTCTGCAGGAACTGCCACTCCTATGCAGTTCCGGGTGAAAATATGTCAGTCAGAATTCACAGGGGAAAAGTGATATACAGATGCAGTCAGTGTGGATACATCCGGAGAATACCTATAAATAATGGAGATCGGAAATGA
- a CDS encoding 50S ribosomal protein L39e, which produces MSKVTKARKIRLAKACEQNRRVPAWVMIKTKRNVATHPKRRSWRRSTLRV; this is translated from the coding sequence ATGAGTAAAGTTACAAAGGCCAGAAAAATAAGATTGGCAAAAGCATGCGAACAGAATCGCCGTGTGCCTGCATGGGTTATGATTAAAACAAAGCGCAATGTGGCTACACACCCAAAAAGGCGCAGCTGGAGACGCAGCACACTTAGGGTGTGA
- a CDS encoding 30S ribosomal protein S19e: protein MTTVYDIPPDVLIEKVAGELKALDSIEAPEWAKFAKTGVHKEMPPKDSDWWYIRAASVMRRIYMDGPVGVQRLRSVYGGKQNRGSKPSSFRKGSGSVIRKILQQLEAAGFIINTPEGRKVSPAGRSFMDKVANDAMASVTESVPAMAKY, encoded by the coding sequence ATGACAACAGTATATGATATTCCACCGGATGTCTTAATCGAAAAGGTGGCTGGCGAGCTTAAAGCGCTCGATTCGATTGAGGCTCCGGAATGGGCAAAATTTGCGAAGACAGGAGTACACAAGGAAATGCCTCCAAAAGATTCAGATTGGTGGTATATTCGTGCAGCATCAGTTATGCGCCGCATTTATATGGACGGGCCTGTAGGAGTACAGAGACTCAGGTCAGTTTACGGAGGTAAACAGAACCGTGGATCAAAACCTTCCAGTTTCAGGAAGGGCTCAGGCTCTGTTATCAGAAAGATACTCCAGCAGCTTGAAGCAGCAGGATTTATCATAAACACTCCGGAAGGAAGAAAAGTATCCCCTGCCGGGAGATCATTTATGGACAAAGTTGCAAATGATGCAATGGCGTCAGTAACTGAATCAGTACCGGCAATGGCAAAGTACTAA
- the trmY gene encoding tRNA (pseudouridine(54)-N(1))-methyltransferase TrmY, whose amino-acid sequence MRRFLIIGHKAPTAGEFSLNDLPGSAGRLDVLCRSVNSCFFLSHEFRRDVECFLLLLGEPNPPKTIMISGEEVRYLNPDERSAGSLIKKALSIPCGDKFTESTKGIYVRKGGLKELLDEYEFVVLDENGTDIRDITDMPDNYILSDHMNFTEDEESLIKDLPKISAGPKVLHADHTIITILNESDRRE is encoded by the coding sequence ATGAGAAGATTTCTTATAATCGGGCATAAAGCTCCTACTGCCGGAGAATTCTCTTTAAATGATCTACCCGGCAGTGCCGGAAGGCTTGATGTGCTTTGCAGATCTGTTAATTCATGTTTTTTCCTCTCACATGAGTTTAGAAGAGATGTTGAGTGTTTTCTTCTCCTTCTTGGAGAGCCAAACCCCCCAAAGACGATAATGATCAGCGGAGAAGAAGTCAGATATTTAAATCCGGATGAGAGAAGCGCAGGTTCGCTGATAAAAAAGGCACTAAGTATCCCCTGCGGAGATAAATTTACCGAATCCACAAAGGGAATATATGTCAGGAAAGGCGGATTAAAAGAGCTTCTTGATGAATATGAGTTTGTGGTTCTTGATGAAAACGGGACTGATATCAGAGATATTACTGATATGCCTGATAATTACATATTATCAGATCACATGAACTTTACAGAGGATGAAGAGTCACTCATAAAAGATCTGCCCAAAATCTCAGCCGGACCAAAAGTTCTCCATGCAGATCACACAATAATAACGATTCTCAACGAATCAGACAGGAGAGAGTAA
- a CDS encoding hemolysin family protein, translating into MVELIEVNVATALFILCLILSAFFSGSEVALISLNHAKVRHLIEENKNGAKALEKLKKNTDHLLITILIGNNLVNIGAASIATAIAIEQFGSVGVGIATGIVTVLMLIFGEIGPKTYAAREAEKFALFSAKGILFLSYILTPVLWFYDGFKKVFRIKGELGSPVVTEEEIKQWIDVGEESGTIEEDEHEMLYRVFRFTDTIAREIMTSRGDVVMISDENSLEEAMELFNKTGFSRIPVYHDQMDNITGTLNVKDVFAAVYNKNTEGGITRLIYDPIFVPESKKIDELLNEIQKQKTHLAIVVDEYGTYAGIITIEDILEELVGEILDEFDVEEPDIKKIDENVFIVDAGAWVDRVNEKLNINLPMDESYETMGGLLIDRLGYIPKKGELMEIDDTGIKLKVMKMRGRRIVDIRLTMQNSKNSIK; encoded by the coding sequence GTGGTTGAATTGATCGAAGTAAATGTTGCAACTGCACTTTTCATATTATGTCTAATATTATCCGCTTTTTTTTCAGGATCTGAAGTTGCCCTTATATCATTGAATCATGCAAAGGTAAGGCATCTGATTGAAGAAAACAAAAACGGAGCAAAAGCACTTGAAAAATTAAAAAAGAATACAGATCATCTCCTTATAACAATTCTGATAGGTAATAATCTGGTCAATATCGGCGCTGCATCAATAGCAACTGCTATTGCAATAGAACAGTTTGGGAGTGTTGGAGTCGGAATAGCCACAGGTATTGTAACAGTACTCATGCTTATATTTGGTGAAATCGGGCCTAAGACATATGCTGCAAGGGAAGCAGAAAAATTTGCCCTGTTCTCAGCCAAAGGAATTCTTTTTCTCTCTTATATACTCACGCCTGTACTATGGTTTTACGATGGATTTAAGAAAGTATTCAGAATAAAAGGAGAACTTGGAAGTCCGGTGGTAACCGAAGAGGAGATTAAGCAGTGGATTGATGTGGGTGAAGAGAGCGGAACCATTGAAGAGGATGAACATGAAATGCTTTACAGAGTGTTCAGGTTCACAGACACCATTGCGAGGGAAATAATGACTTCCAGAGGGGATGTTGTGATGATCAGTGATGAAAATTCCCTTGAGGAAGCAATGGAACTCTTCAATAAAACGGGTTTTTCCAGAATTCCTGTATATCATGATCAAATGGACAACATAACAGGAACACTGAATGTAAAAGATGTATTTGCGGCAGTATATAATAAAAATACAGAAGGTGGAATAACCAGGCTTATCTATGACCCAATTTTTGTTCCTGAGAGTAAAAAGATCGATGAACTGCTAAATGAAATTCAAAAACAAAAGACCCATCTTGCAATTGTTGTTGATGAATATGGCACATATGCAGGAATTATAACTATTGAAGATATTCTTGAAGAACTTGTGGGTGAAATTCTTGATGAATTTGATGTTGAAGAACCTGATATAAAAAAGATAGATGAAAATGTTTTTATTGTGGATGCCGGAGCCTGGGTTGATCGTGTTAATGAAAAACTGAATATAAATCTCCCGATGGATGAATCCTATGAAACAATGGGCGGTCTGCTGATTGACAGGCTTGGTTACATTCCTAAAAAAGGAGAGTTAATGGAAATAGATGATACCGGAATAAAACTTAAGGTTATGAAAATGAGAGGAAGAAGAATTGTTGATATCAGGCTGACGATGCAGAACAGCAAAAACAGCATAAAATAA
- a CDS encoding signal recognition particle protein Srp54, with amino-acid sequence MLDRLGTGLKDAVKKLAGKTVIDRAAVEELVKDLQRVLLQADVNVKLVMNLSKAIKKRSLEEEPPKGMSVREHVLRIVYQELVNLMGDEVTVTLGPQIILMAGLQGSGKTTTTGKLARYFQRKGLRVGVICADVFRPGAYDQLKNLCNKVNVPCYGEPGVTDAVKIVENGIRELKNTEVLIIDTQGRHALEDDLISEIIDLNNLTKATHRWLVIDAALGQQAKEQAARFHEAISIDGVIITKMDGTAKGGGALSAVAETGSGIVFTGSGETIEDLERFDPDSFISRLLGMGDLKSLIEKAEEVMADEEFDVNAMMKGKFTLRDMYKQLESLKKMGPLKQVMSMLPMGGAKIPEDVFDTTSVKMERYKIIMDSMTNDELENPSVISGSRVHRISLGAGATPEEVRELLKYYKTMQRAIKGFRGAGGKFNMQRMMKKFGGM; translated from the coding sequence ATGCTTGATCGTCTGGGTACAGGTCTGAAAGATGCAGTAAAGAAGCTTGCCGGAAAGACAGTTATTGACAGGGCCGCAGTGGAAGAACTTGTAAAAGATCTCCAGAGAGTGCTGTTGCAGGCGGATGTAAACGTCAAACTTGTAATGAATCTTTCAAAGGCCATAAAGAAGCGTTCACTTGAGGAAGAACCACCTAAGGGAATGAGTGTACGTGAGCACGTCCTGAGAATTGTATATCAGGAACTCGTGAACCTTATGGGCGATGAAGTTACAGTGACTCTTGGTCCGCAGATAATTCTGATGGCGGGTCTTCAGGGAAGCGGTAAGACAACCACAACCGGAAAACTTGCAAGATATTTCCAGAGAAAAGGTCTGAGGGTTGGAGTTATCTGTGCTGATGTCTTCAGGCCCGGAGCTTACGATCAGCTGAAAAATCTTTGTAATAAAGTTAATGTCCCCTGCTATGGTGAACCGGGTGTTACTGACGCAGTTAAAATTGTTGAAAATGGTATTCGTGAATTAAAAAATACAGAAGTTCTGATTATTGATACTCAGGGACGTCACGCGCTCGAGGATGATCTCATCAGTGAGATAATCGATCTCAATAATCTTACAAAAGCCACGCACAGATGGCTTGTAATAGATGCTGCGCTTGGACAGCAGGCAAAAGAGCAGGCTGCAAGATTTCATGAAGCCATAAGCATAGACGGCGTTATCATCACAAAGATGGACGGAACAGCAAAGGGAGGTGGTGCCCTTTCTGCCGTTGCAGAGACCGGCTCAGGAATTGTCTTTACCGGAAGTGGAGAGACTATTGAAGATCTTGAACGCTTTGATCCTGACAGCTTTATTTCAAGGCTTCTTGGTATGGGTGACTTAAAATCACTCATTGAAAAGGCAGAAGAGGTCATGGCAGATGAGGAATTTGATGTCAATGCCATGATGAAGGGCAAATTCACTCTGAGGGACATGTACAAACAACTTGAATCCCTTAAGAAGATGGGTCCTTTAAAACAGGTGATGTCAATGCTCCCAATGGGAGGGGCAAAAATTCCTGAAGATGTCTTTGATACCACCAGTGTCAAAATGGAGCGCTATAAGATAATTATGGACTCTATGACTAATGATGAACTTGAAAATCCTTCTGTCATAAGCGGTTCAAGAGTTCATAGAATATCTCTCGGTGCCGGTGCAACCCCTGAAGAAGTCCGGGAATTATTGAAATACTACAAAACCATGCAGCGCGCGATCAAAGGATTTCGCGGTGCCGGCGGAAAATTTAACATGCAGCGCATGATGAAGAAATTTGGCGGAATGTAA
- a CDS encoding alpha hydrolase — translation MKAGILFSGGKDSSLAALMLSRDYEAELNTFVFDENYDISGVKAAANVLGLPLRKRVFEEGLLDIVVEMMVKDGYPNDAINLVHRKAVYSLTDEYDVIGDGTRLNDRVPMLKYSEIQRIESKYKSALVRPLLGFTRREVNYLTERYFTVAYGETGQIMNGDYENEIRSAFTAKGHNPDKIFPDHHEQSLVTGMKSEKKW, via the coding sequence ATGAAAGCCGGAATACTCTTTAGTGGGGGCAAGGACAGTTCACTTGCGGCATTAATGCTGTCAAGAGATTATGAAGCCGAGCTAAACACTTTTGTCTTTGATGAAAATTATGACATATCCGGTGTGAAAGCAGCGGCAAATGTTCTTGGCCTGCCACTCAGAAAGAGAGTATTTGAAGAAGGATTGCTCGATATTGTCGTGGAGATGATGGTAAAGGATGGATATCCGAATGATGCCATCAACCTTGTGCACAGGAAAGCCGTCTATTCACTTACAGATGAATATGATGTTATAGGGGATGGTACACGCCTGAATGATCGTGTACCTATGCTTAAATACTCAGAAATCCAGAGGATTGAATCTAAGTACAAAAGCGCCCTCGTGCGACCTCTGCTTGGTTTTACAAGACGTGAAGTCAATTATCTGACAGAACGTTATTTCACCGTAGCATATGGTGAAACAGGTCAGATTATGAATGGAGACTATGAAAATGAAATCAGGTCAGCATTCACTGCAAAAGGTCATAATCCAGACAAAATATTTCCAGACCACCACGAGCAGTCCCTTGTCACCGGAATGAAATCAGAAAAAAAGTGGTGA
- the ftsY gene encoding signal recognition particle-docking protein FtsY, which translates to MFKSLKEKLKGVTRKFGSNIDEVIEREDVNKPADEEKSVSQPEKTTPTSGDKNEFKPDSQNITVLDNDRSPSPVSEPKNISAEKQRPVKTGFAQKFKVLITEREILLSEKDIQEPLEELELILLENDVAYDATEAIIESMRRNLVGQKRKIKTSAEDFVLEALKNALLDVLGEGFSLKDYIDSHEKPVKILFTGVNGAGKTTSIAKVAYYLKNNGYSVVIGSGDTFRAGANEQMKTHAERVGVKVINHQEGADPSAVLFDAVSYAKAHDIDVVLGDTAGRFHNKTNLMKQLDKIKRVISPDIISYVDEAVAGNDAVIRAEEFNNSVGTDVVVLTKADMDVKGGAAISIAHTIGKPVMFLGTGQSYSDITPFEPEKVVNDLLGE; encoded by the coding sequence ATGTTTAAATCGCTTAAGGAAAAGCTCAAAGGCGTTACCAGAAAGTTTGGTTCAAATATAGATGAGGTAATTGAGAGAGAGGATGTAAATAAACCGGCAGATGAAGAGAAATCTGTTTCTCAGCCGGAAAAAACAACTCCTACTTCTGGCGATAAAAATGAATTTAAGCCAGATTCTCAGAATATTACGGTTTTAGATAATGATCGTTCGCCCTCGCCGGTATCTGAACCAAAGAATATCTCTGCTGAAAAGCAGCGTCCTGTAAAAACCGGTTTTGCCCAGAAGTTTAAGGTTTTAATCACTGAAAGAGAAATTCTTCTGTCCGAAAAGGATATACAGGAACCTCTGGAAGAACTTGAACTTATTCTTCTGGAAAACGATGTTGCATATGATGCAACAGAGGCAATTATCGAAAGTATGCGCAGGAATCTTGTCGGCCAGAAGAGAAAGATAAAAACCTCTGCAGAGGATTTTGTTCTTGAAGCCCTGAAAAATGCTCTTCTGGATGTTCTTGGTGAAGGATTTTCACTGAAGGATTATATTGATTCGCATGAAAAACCGGTAAAAATTCTTTTTACAGGAGTTAACGGAGCAGGAAAAACAACTTCTATTGCGAAGGTTGCCTATTACCTGAAAAATAACGGATATTCGGTTGTAATCGGCTCAGGGGATACATTCAGGGCAGGTGCCAATGAGCAGATGAAGACTCATGCTGAGAGAGTCGGTGTTAAGGTAATTAACCACCAGGAAGGTGCAGATCCTTCTGCTGTCCTCTTTGATGCAGTGTCATATGCAAAGGCACATGACATTGATGTTGTACTTGGCGATACGGCAGGACGATTTCACAACAAAACAAATCTGATGAAGCAGCTCGATAAGATTAAAAGAGTTATATCTCCGGATATCATTTCATATGTAGATGAAGCAGTAGCCGGGAATGATGCTGTTATCAGAGCAGAGGAATTCAATAATTCCGTAGGCACAGATGTTGTAGTTTTGACAAAAGCCGATATGGATGTAAAAGGGGGCGCTGCAATCTCAATTGCGCACACTATAGGAAAGCCTGTAATGTTTCTTGGAACCGGGCAGTCTTATAGTGATATAACTCCTTTTGAGCCGGAAAAAGTAGTAAATGATCTTTTAGGGGAATAA
- the rpl18a gene encoding 50S ribosomal protein L18Ae: MEIQNFEVNGTYKNGNDWQPFTKEISAYNESLATEKIYTIIGSKHRLKRSYIKINGIRLINGE, translated from the coding sequence ATGGAAATACAGAACTTTGAGGTAAATGGCACCTATAAAAACGGTAACGACTGGCAGCCTTTTACAAAGGAGATCTCAGCTTATAATGAGTCCCTGGCTACAGAAAAGATTTACACGATTATCGGCAGCAAACACCGCTTAAAGAGAAGTTATATTAAAATTAATGGCATCAGACTGATTAACGGTGAGTAA
- a CDS encoding tRNA pseudouridine(54/55) synthase Pus10, giving the protein MSELSEQIKEILNYGPICDHCLGRFFGKRTHGLGNDERGRALRIYSCIEEDIPFRPEEETCWICGNLFDTVDSWAEKVKESLEGLEFKTLLLGCKIPPMISESEEMVWSDLSLKSPEPVKAEFNRETGKRIISQLGCEVNFKRPDVVAVCNIAGDSVEVEVNPVYIYGRYRKNIRGIPQTRWHCRECRGSGCERCGFTGKMYQDSVEELIGRPLIELFEAEDAILHGSGREDIDALMIGTGRPFVIEIVKPRLRDISFEDMESAIGDYAKGSVEAVFDHVSDRHEVETLKSGKAHKKYSILVEVDGDFSSEDVKSALNCLKGATIDQRTPDRVSHRRADLVRKRKVIDIECLGVEDGKFRIEVLGDAGLYIKELISGDEGRTEPNLSLNLGADAKVTALDVIMVEGVVPESRKFD; this is encoded by the coding sequence ATGTCGGAATTATCAGAGCAGATTAAGGAAATTCTTAATTACGGGCCTATATGTGATCACTGCCTCGGAAGATTTTTCGGGAAGAGAACACACGGGCTTGGTAATGATGAAAGAGGAAGGGCATTAAGGATATATTCCTGTATTGAAGAGGACATACCCTTTCGCCCCGAAGAGGAAACCTGCTGGATATGCGGAAATCTCTTTGATACCGTTGATTCCTGGGCAGAGAAAGTAAAAGAATCTCTGGAGGGCCTGGAATTTAAAACCCTTCTTTTGGGTTGTAAGATCCCTCCTATGATCTCTGAGAGCGAGGAGATGGTCTGGAGCGATTTATCTTTAAAATCACCAGAACCTGTAAAGGCAGAATTCAACCGTGAAACGGGCAAGAGAATTATTTCACAGCTTGGCTGTGAGGTCAATTTCAAAAGACCTGATGTTGTTGCAGTCTGTAATATTGCCGGAGATTCTGTAGAAGTGGAAGTAAATCCGGTTTATATCTATGGTAGATATCGTAAAAATATAAGGGGCATACCACAGACAAGATGGCACTGCCGCGAATGCAGAGGCAGTGGCTGTGAGAGATGTGGTTTCACAGGAAAGATGTATCAGGATTCTGTTGAAGAACTGATCGGAAGACCCCTTATTGAACTTTTTGAAGCAGAGGATGCAATATTACACGGTTCCGGCAGGGAAGATATTGATGCCCTTATGATTGGAACCGGAAGGCCTTTTGTAATTGAAATTGTAAAACCCCGTCTCAGAGATATCTCTTTTGAAGATATGGAGTCTGCCATAGGCGATTATGCCAAAGGAAGTGTGGAAGCTGTGTTTGATCACGTGAGCGACCGGCATGAGGTAGAAACCCTTAAATCCGGAAAAGCTCATAAAAAATACAGTATTCTGGTTGAAGTAGACGGCGATTTCTCATCGGAAGATGTTAAATCTGCTCTGAATTGTCTAAAAGGTGCGACTATAGACCAGCGCACCCCGGACAGGGTTTCACACCGCAGGGCTGATTTAGTGAGAAAACGCAAGGTCATAGATATAGAGTGCCTTGGTGTAGAGGACGGTAAATTCAGAATTGAGGTTCTCGGAGATGCCGGACTTTACATCAAAGAACTTATATCAGGTGATGAAGGCAGAACAGAGCCGAATTTATCATTAAATCTCGGTGCTGATGCCAAAGTTACCGCCCTTGATGTAATTATGGTCGAAGGCGTAGTACCTGAATCAAGGAAGTTCGACTAA
- the purN gene encoding phosphoribosylglycinamide formyltransferase, producing MMKKIAFLASGRGSNFQAVIDKVNDGTIDAEIIALITDRPDAYAVERACKNNVPVFAIDFKSFDSRADYDAELLRVMEEVNADLYVLAGYMRLLDQRTAGCFPGRMINIHPALLPSFKGLNAQKQAIEYGVRISGCTVHFVDEGMDSGAIILQHSVPVFDDDDENLLAERILKEEHEALPEAVKLFCEDKISISKRRVIIKE from the coding sequence ATGATGAAAAAGATAGCCTTTCTCGCTTCCGGAAGAGGTTCTAATTTCCAGGCTGTCATTGATAAGGTAAACGATGGCACAATAGACGCAGAAATTATTGCACTGATTACAGACAGACCGGATGCATATGCAGTTGAAAGGGCATGTAAAAACAATGTACCTGTTTTTGCCATTGATTTCAAATCTTTTGATTCAAGGGCCGATTACGATGCGGAACTTCTTAGGGTAATGGAGGAGGTCAATGCTGATCTCTATGTACTTGCTGGTTATATGCGCTTATTGGACCAAAGGACTGCGGGATGTTTTCCCGGCAGAATGATAAATATCCACCCGGCCCTTTTACCTTCCTTCAAAGGGCTTAACGCGCAGAAACAGGCAATTGAATATGGAGTCAGAATTTCCGGATGTACTGTCCATTTTGTTGATGAGGGGATGGATTCCGGAGCAATTATACTTCAGCACTCCGTTCCTGTTTTTGATGATGATGACGAGAACTTACTTGCAGAGAGAATATTGAAAGAAGAACATGAGGCACTTCCTGAAGCAGTGAAACTCTTCTGTGAAGACAAAATTTCAATAAGTAAGAGAAGAGTAATAATAAAGGAATAA
- a CDS encoding 50S ribosomal protein L31e — protein MADILKEQIYIIPLREVKRAPRWKRSPRAMKVIRAYLTKHMKSEDIKIDSSINEKIWERGCEKPPRKIRVRAMKFEDGQVQAELAEE, from the coding sequence ATGGCAGATATTCTTAAAGAACAGATTTATATCATACCTCTTCGTGAGGTGAAAAGGGCACCACGCTGGAAGCGCAGTCCAAGAGCAATGAAGGTAATACGCGCATACCTTACAAAGCACATGAAAAGTGAAGACATTAAAATCGATTCCAGCATTAATGAAAAAATCTGGGAACGCGGATGCGAAAAACCTCCAAGGAAAATTCGTGTTCGTGCAATGAAATTTGAGGACGGTCAGGTTCAGGCTGAACTTGCCGAAGAGTGA
- a CDS encoding translation initiation factor IF-6 — MIETIDFAGDENIGVYTRVFEDLAVVPLDAPEEYISVVEKRLGVEVINTTIQGSSIIGSLLAGNSNGFIVSSLATSSEVAVLKGHGDVMFLGASMNAAGNVILANDELAIVHPGITDRVAEKISAFLDVPVLMSTIGNIPTVGMAGVATNKGLLLNPGLTKHEIRDIEEITDLPVGTGTVNMGNGLIGTGLIANTTGFLVGSSTSGFELSRIDEVFGY, encoded by the coding sequence ATGATTGAGACGATCGACTTCGCAGGCGATGAAAATATCGGAGTATATACTCGTGTATTTGAGGATCTGGCAGTTGTTCCGCTGGATGCCCCGGAAGAGTATATTAGTGTAGTAGAAAAAAGACTTGGTGTTGAAGTTATAAACACCACAATTCAGGGAAGTTCGATCATAGGCTCACTACTTGCAGGAAACAGCAATGGATTCATCGTAAGCAGCCTTGCAACTTCCAGTGAAGTAGCAGTTCTTAAGGGGCATGGAGATGTCATGTTCCTTGGTGCTTCTATGAATGCTGCGGGGAATGTAATACTTGCAAATGATGAACTGGCCATTGTGCATCCGGGAATTACTGACAGAGTGGCAGAGAAGATTTCAGCCTTTCTTGACGTGCCCGTATTAATGTCAACAATAGGAAACATTCCTACTGTTGGAATGGCCGGGGTTGCAACCAATAAGGGTCTGCTATTAAATCCAGGTCTCACAAAACATGAAATCCGGGATATTGAAGAGATAACGGATCTTCCTGTTGGAACAGGAACTGTAAATATGGGTAATGGGCTCATAGGCACAGGCCTTATTGCCAACACTACAGGTTTTCTTGTTGGATCATCTACAAGTGGATTTGAGCTTAGCAGAATTGATGAAGTTTTCGGTTATTAA